One Pseudodesulfovibrio cashew DNA window includes the following coding sequences:
- a CDS encoding LysE family translocator, with the protein MIGILLFSVGVMYTPGPVNILSLNTGVQKKFMSVVPFSLGVATSMFFWFLLVGYAGSAIVNEAALPYISAMGVLFTLYLAYKILSSHTDVTGNGGSAFSLSYRDGLLLQLLNPKTFMVVLPVAAVQFPAAGIVGGQIAVWALGLSLLGFGAPLAYAAFGTTAARYVENASCFKYFNIAMGVMLVAVAIDMAWRYIVPVLF; encoded by the coding sequence GTGATCGGCATTCTGCTTTTCTCGGTGGGAGTGATGTATACTCCCGGCCCCGTCAACATCCTGAGCCTCAACACCGGCGTGCAGAAGAAATTCATGTCTGTCGTTCCGTTTTCACTGGGGGTGGCAACCTCCATGTTTTTCTGGTTTCTTCTGGTGGGATATGCAGGGAGTGCTATCGTGAATGAGGCTGCTCTTCCCTATATTAGTGCGATGGGGGTCCTTTTCACTTTGTATTTGGCCTATAAAATACTTTCGTCGCATACAGATGTAACGGGCAACGGCGGGAGTGCCTTCTCGCTTTCATACCGGGACGGGCTACTGCTGCAACTGTTGAACCCTAAAACATTCATGGTTGTCCTTCCGGTGGCAGCGGTTCAATTCCCGGCAGCGGGCATCGTAGGGGGGCAGATCGCTGTATGGGCGCTCGGCCTCAGCCTCCTCGGATTTGGAGCACCGCTCGCTTATGCGGCTTTCGGGACGACAGCCGCTAGATATGTAGAGAATGCGTCTTGTTTCAAGTATTTCAACATCGCCATGGGAGTGATGCTTGTCGCCGTTGCCATTGATATGGCGTGGCGGTATATCGTCCCTGTTCTGTTCTAG
- the lspA gene encoding signal peptidase II, which yields MNRYLLATIWTVAVVVIDQATKLWVSSTMKVWTGKAVIPGLFNLVHYLNRGAAWGFLGSDAIDWQRPMFIIITLVALGFIGYMLKTTCPSDKWMIHGLGLIAGGAVGNLIDRVRLGVVVDFLDFYVGSSHWPAFNVADSALTVGAGCILLSMYINRNRSKA from the coding sequence ATGAACCGCTACCTGTTGGCGACCATCTGGACGGTGGCCGTGGTCGTGATCGACCAGGCCACCAAGCTATGGGTTTCCTCGACCATGAAGGTCTGGACGGGCAAAGCCGTCATTCCCGGCCTCTTCAACCTGGTCCATTATCTGAACAGGGGCGCGGCCTGGGGCTTTCTCGGCAGCGACGCCATCGATTGGCAGCGCCCGATGTTTATCATCATAACTCTCGTAGCCCTCGGATTCATCGGCTACATGCTAAAGACCACCTGCCCTTCGGACAAGTGGATGATCCACGGCCTCGGCCTCATCGCGGGAGGCGCAGTGGGCAACCTCATCGACCGTGTCCGGCTGGGCGTGGTCGTGGACTTTCTCGACTTTTACGTGGGCTCTTCCCATTGGCCCGCATTCAACGTGGCGGACTCCGCCCTGACCGTGGGCGCGGGATGCATCCTGCTGTCCATGTACATAAACCGGAACCGGAGCAAGGCGTAA
- a CDS encoding AraC family transcriptional regulator, with the protein MTVLNAVMADFSYANHAHEEYALGVTLEGLQDFSFNGCRFRSRPGNIIFFNPGDVHNGHPGNSDALKYTMFYVDPSDFQLLLASAATVENVELQNHETNFSDAVLSSMILRLTHLVSNNQLSALESEQCLYEIAKRLTQRMGIFYPDSWKGDRDSLLLKARDFIHDNIVEDISIDDLSQVANISKFHFIRLFRSQFGLTPHQYILNHRINRVREALKAGGLPTDIAQQFGFFDVSHMNRHFKRSYGITPRQYQYQLNK; encoded by the coding sequence ATGACTGTTCTCAATGCTGTCATGGCGGATTTTTCCTACGCCAATCACGCGCATGAGGAGTACGCTCTCGGCGTCACCCTTGAGGGACTTCAGGATTTCTCCTTCAATGGTTGCCGCTTCCGGAGTCGCCCTGGAAACATCATCTTTTTCAACCCTGGGGATGTGCACAACGGCCATCCCGGAAACAGCGACGCGTTGAAATATACGATGTTTTACGTTGATCCATCTGATTTTCAGCTGCTTCTGGCAAGTGCCGCAACAGTTGAAAACGTGGAACTGCAGAATCACGAAACCAATTTTTCCGATGCCGTTCTGAGTTCCATGATCCTGCGTTTGACCCATCTCGTAAGCAATAACCAGCTCTCCGCACTGGAGAGTGAACAATGCCTCTATGAGATAGCAAAGCGACTTACCCAGAGAATGGGGATTTTTTATCCTGATTCGTGGAAAGGAGATAGGGATTCGCTGCTGTTGAAAGCTCGGGATTTTATCCACGACAACATCGTTGAGGACATTTCAATCGATGACCTCAGTCAGGTGGCCAACATCTCGAAGTTCCATTTCATCCGTCTGTTTCGAAGCCAGTTCGGCCTCACACCACATCAATATATCCTCAATCACAGGATCAACCGGGTGAGAGAGGCCCTCAAGGCCGGAGGGCTTCCCACGGATATCGCCCAGCAGTTCGGTTTCTTTGATGTGAGCCACATGAACCGCCATTTTAAGCGGTCATACGGCATCACACCCAGGCAATACCAATATCAATTGAATAAGTGA
- a CDS encoding tetratricopeptide repeat protein, whose translation MGVHKREREMEDLKENYIKKSSCYLLVVLALLAGCFIGNTITMLYMANTPSQGVRQVQTTSSQPAAPAVDSGRLAELEGIAKANPTDANAWAQLGHYCFDNDLPTKAVAAYERSLELRPNNVGVWSDLGVMYRRTKQFDKAVDAFRHAASLDPKHVVSRFNMGIVYLHDLNDRANALKVWKEVLSIDPQAKTPGGRPVAELVREMEGK comes from the coding sequence ATGGGCGTACACAAAAGAGAACGAGAGATGGAAGATCTCAAGGAAAACTACATCAAGAAATCGTCGTGTTACCTGCTTGTTGTCCTTGCCCTGCTCGCCGGATGCTTCATCGGCAACACCATTACCATGTTATATATGGCCAACACGCCGTCGCAGGGTGTGCGGCAGGTGCAGACAACGAGCAGCCAACCTGCTGCTCCGGCTGTGGATTCGGGACGTTTGGCGGAGCTTGAAGGCATTGCCAAAGCCAACCCGACGGACGCCAACGCCTGGGCGCAGTTGGGGCACTATTGTTTCGACAACGATCTGCCGACCAAGGCCGTGGCAGCCTATGAGCGGTCTCTGGAACTCAGGCCCAACAACGTGGGCGTTTGGTCCGATCTGGGCGTCATGTATCGCCGGACCAAGCAATTCGACAAGGCGGTCGATGCCTTCCGCCATGCGGCGTCATTGGACCCGAAGCACGTGGTTTCCCGCTTCAATATGGGTATTGTCTATCTGCATGACCTCAACGACCGCGCCAACGCGCTCAAGGTATGGAAGGAAGTCCTGTCCATAGACCCGCAGGCCAAAACCCCGGGCGGGCGACCTGTGGCCGAACTGGTGCGGGAGATGGAAGGCAAGTAA
- a CDS encoding undecaprenyl-diphosphate phosphatase gives MTSWYVAVILGIVEGLTEFLPVSSTGHLILANHLLGFTGPKAETFDIVIQLGAILAVVVLYFERFVGLFKTDPDRRFSGPYGLWLLFLTSLPASVVGLLAHHAIKTYLFGPFTVACALAVGAVMIFIVEGMPKREKTTSLDEVTPLLAFGIGCFQCLALWPGFSRSAATIMGGMLLGARRTVAAEYSFIAAVPIMFAATGYDFLKSYELFATDDLIFLAIGFGVSFVSAWLAVKGFIYLLGKLTLRPFAVYRLALVPLIFLFL, from the coding sequence ATGACATCATGGTACGTGGCGGTCATCCTCGGCATCGTCGAGGGGCTGACTGAATTCCTTCCTGTTTCCAGCACTGGACACCTCATCCTGGCAAACCACCTGCTCGGCTTCACCGGGCCCAAGGCCGAGACGTTTGACATCGTCATCCAACTCGGCGCCATCCTGGCCGTGGTCGTCCTCTACTTCGAGCGATTTGTGGGCCTGTTCAAAACAGACCCGGACCGCCGCTTTTCCGGCCCCTACGGATTGTGGCTGCTCTTCCTGACGTCGCTCCCGGCGTCGGTGGTAGGCCTGTTGGCCCACCATGCCATCAAGACCTACCTCTTCGGTCCGTTCACCGTGGCCTGCGCCCTGGCCGTGGGCGCGGTCATGATCTTTATTGTCGAAGGCATGCCCAAACGGGAAAAGACCACCTCCCTGGATGAGGTAACGCCCCTGCTCGCCTTCGGCATCGGCTGCTTCCAATGCCTGGCCCTCTGGCCGGGATTTTCGCGCTCGGCCGCTACCATTATGGGCGGCATGCTGCTTGGCGCCAGGCGCACCGTTGCCGCCGAATACTCATTCATCGCCGCAGTTCCGATCATGTTTGCGGCAACGGGCTACGACTTCCTCAAGAGCTACGAACTGTTCGCCACTGACGACCTGATCTTCCTGGCCATCGGCTTCGGCGTCTCCTTCGTCTCCGCCTGGCTGGCGGTCAAAGGGTTTATCTACCTGTTGGGCAAACTCACCCTACGACCCTTTGCTGTATACCGTTTGGCCCTGGTTCCATTGATCTTCCTGTTTTTGTAA
- a CDS encoding PLD nuclease N-terminal domain-containing protein, producing the protein MFADFSALTTQQWIIIIAIVTACFSFSAWSILDAWKRDFESTNEKVLWMQICIFVPILGSLAYLFLGKNRGSKRI; encoded by the coding sequence ATGTTTGCAGATTTTTCGGCACTGACCACCCAGCAGTGGATAATCATCATCGCGATCGTGACGGCCTGCTTCTCCTTTTCCGCATGGTCCATCCTCGATGCCTGGAAACGGGATTTCGAGTCCACCAATGAAAAAGTACTCTGGATGCAAATCTGTATTTTTGTTCCAATTCTCGGCTCGCTGGCGTATCTTTTCCTGGGAAAAAACCGAGGGAGTAAAAGAATATGA
- the ileS gene encoding isoleucine--tRNA ligase, protein MSDYKKTLLLPKTQFPMKANLKQREPEMLKFWEETKAYDAMVSAGDPDDMYVLHDGPPYANGHIHMGTALNKVLKDIVVKSRNMQGQQAQYVPGWDCHGLPIEHKVEQELKKKKKELDTLTIRKICRSYAAKWLDTQRKEFKRLGVLGVWEDPYMTMKPEYEAATARELGRFMENDGVVRGKKPIYWCCDCRTALAEAEVEYEDHSSPSIYVRFPMADENFKKLADIDVSRLYIAIWTTTPWTIPDNMAVAVHPDFDYVLVKTGGDYYVLAEGLLEECAGKFGWDAPETVATFKGAELENLKAKHPIYDRESPVVLADYVTLETGTGCVHTAPGHGREDFETGIRYGLEVYSPMNDRGEFLPEVEFFAGLNVWEANPKVIEKLTELGNLLASEEISHSYPHCWRCKEPVIFRATTQWFIGMDENDLRKRALNHIRKDVQWVPSWGEERIYNMVANRPDWCISRQRNWGVPISALICEDCDETWFDAKWVYDICEKYAAHETGCDYWFEAPIEELVPEGLTCPKCGGTHWKRETDILDVWFDSGTSYAAVVEQRKETRFPADLYLEGSDQHRGWFHSSLLASVGTRNTPPYKTVLTHGYVVDAEGRKMSKSIGNVLAPQEIIDKFGAEILRMWVSASNYQEDIRISDETLNRLVDAYRRIRNTCRYLLSNLNDFDPANKVSVSDMLPLDRYALDMVARHHESIRKAYRNFEFHKVYHTLHNLCVVDLSAFYLDIIKDRLYVEEENGLKRRSAQTVLWQVLLMLLEDMAPVLSFTAEEAFQNLPEAIKAALDQDETVFALRFSPDETGLSDDERARWEQLAEIRGEVNKAIEPKRKDRVIGKSLDAEVTLYTTKTVRELVASEDLDAMEFFIVSKVILADIADAPDDAFVAEEVADLKVGVKAATGEKCERCWRISEDLGTDPAYADACPRCTAVLKTLD, encoded by the coding sequence ATGAGCGACTATAAAAAGACCCTGCTCCTGCCCAAGACCCAATTCCCCATGAAGGCCAACCTCAAGCAGCGCGAGCCCGAGATGCTCAAGTTCTGGGAAGAGACCAAGGCCTATGACGCCATGGTCTCGGCCGGCGACCCGGACGACATGTATGTCCTCCACGACGGTCCCCCTTACGCCAATGGGCATATTCACATGGGCACCGCCCTGAACAAGGTCCTCAAGGATATCGTGGTCAAATCCCGCAACATGCAGGGCCAGCAGGCGCAGTACGTGCCGGGCTGGGACTGCCACGGCCTGCCCATCGAACACAAGGTGGAGCAGGAACTCAAGAAGAAGAAAAAGGAACTGGACACTCTGACCATCCGCAAGATCTGCCGTTCCTACGCGGCCAAGTGGCTGGACACCCAGCGCAAGGAGTTCAAGCGGCTGGGAGTACTCGGTGTCTGGGAAGACCCGTACATGACCATGAAGCCCGAATACGAAGCGGCGACCGCCCGCGAACTGGGCCGGTTCATGGAAAACGACGGCGTGGTACGCGGCAAGAAGCCCATCTACTGGTGCTGCGACTGCCGCACCGCCCTGGCCGAGGCCGAAGTCGAATACGAGGACCACTCCTCTCCGTCCATCTACGTCCGCTTCCCCATGGCCGACGAGAATTTCAAGAAGTTGGCGGACATCGACGTCTCCCGGCTATACATCGCAATCTGGACCACCACCCCCTGGACCATTCCGGACAACATGGCCGTGGCCGTGCATCCGGACTTCGACTACGTGCTGGTCAAGACCGGTGGGGACTACTACGTCCTGGCAGAAGGCCTGCTTGAGGAATGCGCGGGGAAATTCGGCTGGGACGCTCCCGAGACCGTGGCCACCTTCAAGGGCGCTGAACTGGAAAACCTGAAGGCGAAGCACCCCATCTACGACCGTGAGTCGCCGGTGGTTCTGGCCGACTACGTCACGCTCGAGACCGGCACCGGCTGCGTCCACACCGCACCCGGCCATGGCCGCGAGGACTTCGAGACCGGCATCCGTTACGGCCTGGAAGTATACTCCCCCATGAACGATCGGGGGGAATTCCTCCCGGAAGTGGAGTTTTTCGCGGGACTCAATGTCTGGGAAGCCAATCCCAAGGTCATTGAAAAGCTGACGGAACTGGGCAACCTGCTCGCCAGCGAAGAAATTTCCCACTCCTACCCCCATTGCTGGCGCTGCAAAGAGCCTGTCATTTTCCGCGCCACCACCCAGTGGTTCATCGGCATGGACGAGAACGACCTGCGCAAGCGCGCCCTGAACCACATCCGCAAGGACGTGCAGTGGGTCCCCTCCTGGGGTGAGGAACGCATCTACAACATGGTCGCGAACCGCCCCGACTGGTGCATCTCCCGCCAGCGCAACTGGGGCGTGCCCATCTCCGCTCTCATCTGCGAAGATTGCGACGAGACCTGGTTCGACGCGAAGTGGGTCTATGACATCTGTGAGAAGTACGCGGCCCACGAGACCGGTTGCGACTATTGGTTCGAGGCTCCCATCGAAGAGTTGGTGCCCGAGGGACTGACCTGTCCCAAGTGCGGCGGCACCCACTGGAAGCGAGAGACGGACATCCTCGACGTCTGGTTCGACTCCGGCACCTCTTATGCCGCCGTGGTCGAGCAGCGAAAGGAAACCCGCTTCCCCGCCGACCTGTATCTCGAAGGCTCCGACCAACATCGCGGCTGGTTCCACTCCTCCCTGCTCGCCTCGGTGGGTACGCGCAACACGCCGCCCTACAAGACCGTGCTCACCCACGGCTACGTGGTGGACGCCGAAGGACGCAAAATGTCCAAGTCCATCGGCAACGTCCTCGCGCCCCAGGAGATCATCGACAAGTTCGGCGCCGAGATCCTGCGCATGTGGGTCTCTGCCTCCAACTATCAGGAAGACATTCGCATCTCGGACGAGACCCTGAACCGGTTGGTGGACGCCTACCGGCGTATCCGCAACACCTGCCGCTATCTGCTGTCAAACCTCAATGACTTCGATCCGGCGAACAAGGTGTCCGTGAGCGACATGCTGCCCCTGGACCGCTACGCGCTGGACATGGTAGCGCGCCATCACGAATCCATCCGCAAGGCGTACCGCAATTTCGAATTCCATAAGGTCTACCACACGCTGCACAACCTGTGCGTGGTCGACCTCTCCGCCTTCTACCTCGACATCATCAAAGATCGGCTCTACGTCGAGGAGGAAAACGGCCTCAAACGCCGTTCCGCCCAGACAGTGCTCTGGCAGGTTCTGCTCATGCTCCTCGAAGACATGGCCCCGGTCCTCTCTTTCACTGCGGAGGAGGCCTTCCAGAACCTGCCCGAGGCCATCAAGGCGGCTCTGGACCAGGACGAGACCGTGTTCGCCCTGCGTTTCTCCCCGGACGAAACCGGATTGAGCGACGACGAGCGCGCCCGTTGGGAACAGCTCGCCGAGATTCGCGGCGAGGTGAACAAGGCTATCGAGCCCAAGCGCAAGGATCGGGTCATCGGCAAGTCCCTCGACGCCGAGGTTACCCTCTACACCACCAAGACGGTTCGTGAACTGGTTGCTTCTGAAGACCTTGACGCCATGGAATTCTTCATCGTTTCCAAGGTGATCCTGGCCGACATCGCCGATGCTCCCGACGACGCCTTTGTCGCGGAAGAGGTCGCGGACCTCAAGGTCGGCGTAAAAGCTGCAACCGGCGAAAAATGCGAGCGCTGCTGGAGAATCAGCGAAGACCTGGGCACGGACCCGGCGTACGCCGATGCCTGTCCGCGTTGTACGGCGGTGCTCAAGACCCTGGATTAG